From Streptosporangiales bacterium, one genomic window encodes:
- a CDS encoding response regulator: MTIRVLLVDDQELVRAGFRVLVDSADDLEVVGEASNGAEAVELARSRRADIVLMDIRMPVLDGLEATRKIAADDTLAGVRVLVLTTFEIDDYVVPALRAGASGFLVKNAKPAVLLDAIRTVAAGEALLSPGATKAVISKFLELPATDAHAAERLSVLTEREREVLQQVGHGKSNDEIAEDLVLSPLTVKTHLSRILTKTGARDRAQLVVLAYETGLVRPGHHT; the protein is encoded by the coding sequence GGTGGACTCCGCCGACGACCTCGAGGTGGTCGGCGAGGCGAGCAACGGCGCTGAAGCCGTCGAGCTAGCCAGGAGCCGGCGCGCGGACATCGTGCTGATGGACATCAGGATGCCGGTGCTGGACGGGCTGGAGGCGACCAGGAAGATCGCCGCCGACGACACCCTCGCCGGGGTGCGCGTGCTGGTGCTGACCACGTTCGAGATCGACGACTACGTCGTACCGGCCTTGCGTGCCGGTGCCAGCGGTTTCCTGGTGAAGAACGCGAAACCGGCCGTGCTGCTGGACGCGATCCGTACGGTGGCGGCCGGCGAGGCGCTGCTCTCCCCCGGCGCGACGAAGGCGGTGATCAGCAAGTTCCTCGAGCTGCCGGCAACGGACGCGCACGCGGCCGAGCGGCTCTCTGTCCTCACCGAGCGCGAGCGCGAGGTGCTGCAACAGGTAGGCCACGGCAAGTCCAACGACGAGATCGCCGAGGACCTGGTGCTCAGCCCGTTGACGGTGAAGACCCACCTCAGCCGCATCCTCACCAAGACCGGTGCACGCGACCGCGCCCAGCTGGTGGTGCTCGCCTACGAGACCGGCCTGGTCCGTCCCGGGCACCACACCTGA